Part of the Benincasa hispida cultivar B227 chromosome 11, ASM972705v1, whole genome shotgun sequence genome, GAGTTGACCGTCAAAGGTGGTCGCCGAAGTTGAGCAATGAGGCATCGGCGGTGATGAGGGTTGAGTGCATTGTTAATGGACATTGTATGAAATGGTGGTGATATATGAAATTAGACTCCCAAACAATTAATTAAGTTCATATTTCAACTCAtctcatctcatctcctcaCCCTAAAAACCCCCTAAATATTCCatagtccagtcttatacaagtTCTTTTTATATGATAcactcactcacatgtcttcacatgaaaatgatatgaatcaaataatttgtaacaattacaaagtgagtcatatTATAGTGCCACAAGAATAGACACTCCaacttatccatatattatagtcTTTTAGGTTATTTATTGAACATAGCATACCCAAATGTTAATCACAAACTGTTCAAGCTTACATTCAATATCTTTGGATTTTTACTataatgaataatttatttatatataaaataattaaattaaataattattaaatgacaaattaatttgtggGTTTTAGGACATTAAATCTGAACCTACTAtgtgttattttttaaatagaaagACTTTTAAGTGGAGACAGGGTTGAGGAGTGACGTCGAATGAAGATGGGATAAGGTTGAGGCGACGACATACGAAAGAGGAGAGTTGTAGATAGAGAACGTAGAGGCGAGACATGCGTTGGTGGAAGTGTTTTCAAAAAATCTGATGACatgaaaaaatcgatcaatccaacccaacccgtgcagtttggattgggttatcaactcatttgggtcgggttgggttcaaataaatgaaaattttatggtttgggttggttcatgggttcacctaatataatctGAACAaatccgaatttattattaactttaaaatatattttttattacttataacacaattatttatacatatattgattttaattttatttagttccaatatttttttaataatttattcctCAACAACTATTAAAAGGAGTTTCTTTggactttagaaagaaaattttcactatataaattgaaattgagttgttaatcttaattcaatatatgaaaataattaaattataattttacatatttacgttttgcttttttttaagaacaaaatttaaaataaatgatccgattaacccgaactaacccaacccaaatatttcatggttgggttgggttgggttggattcatttttttagtaaggattatttgggttgaagaaatttacaactcaAACAATTGAGTTGGGtctaaaaaatctttcaacccaacccatgaacacctcTATGCGTTGGGCTCACTCTCACAAAACACTTATaaagaaaagcaaaaaaaagagagagagagagagaggtaaACTAAGAATTGAAGGTGGAGAATGCAAAGACTCTCCAAAAGAGGGTTTATTAGTAGCCTCTTTTAGGATACAATGTATCTATATTTATGATAAAAATTAAGGTTATGTTTTGGTATTAAATTGGTAGAATTACCTTATTTTGTTGGCATAAAGATGAGGTAGGATTAGTTTAGTAGAAGTTGAAAGAATTAGATTGTCGGAGGAATGATCAAGCAATTCTACCATAAAACGATACAAGTGTCACGCACGTGAGTCAACGAATTCACTAATGAGTTGTCAAATTCTTATTTACAGCATTAGGGATTCAATGGGTATGTGTCATGTGAGTGATTTGATCTAATTAGCTTTAAAATCACCAAGGAGGATGATAAGTGTCATATTTGCATACTTTTTTTTGCCCCTAAATTGTGATTAATTCATGTGAAAATTGGATAAAAAGTGTCATTAAAGTCCCAAAAACTTCCAAGTTAAAAGATGTTTTGAAATGATTTTAGCAATgttgaaaatttagaagaagaaaaaaaattacccTAGACCTAGAAAATGGGGTTTTCACCGTTGTTTGTGCTTTGCTATTTTTTCGCTCCCAAACCCTTCTTTGATCTCGAAATCAATTATGATTTCGTGGAATAAGAGTTTATATAAAGTGTtagaatcattaaaaaaaaaaaaaaagaaagaaagaaagaaaagtggAGAATATGAGTTTGACAACTCTTTAGGTTATTTTAGCCCATGAAAACGTATTCTAAGAGTGAGATTCACCTTGAAAAAGGTTGAATCGATCCTAGAGGAAATCCTAGACATGTAGATATTGTTCATACACACAACTCACTATTTTCCATATTTCTCTTTActttcttttgtttatttttctaccATCATTGTTCTTAATTGTAACTCATGGCATTTTATTCAATGAAGTGTTCGTATTTATCTTTACTCATGAGCTAATTTTCTTAAGGAATTCGATCTTGTGGATACCCTAAGAATAACATAGCTTAATTAATGTAACCACATCGCATCATTCccactttttatttcttttattgaaaCTTATGTTATCTTGTTAGTTTGAATTGATCACCTAAATTAGCATACAAGTTGAGTTTTAATGATGAGAATGTTAAGATATAAATGGATCTCACAAAAGAATACATGACTAAGAATCTAAACATAAGACGTCACTAAACCTTAGACATAAGGCGCACTGTAAAACCAAGGGATTATATAAAACTATCTAAAATCTAAGAAACTATGgatatatataactaattattTAGGCTTCTAAAGTACTTTAAAACAAGGTTGAATAGGAGTTGTTCTTGGTTCATGCGATAGTGATGCAATTGTGATGTAGTCACATAGCTTTACTCAAATATGTTAATCCAAATTAATCTAAGACATCTGAGAGATCTAGGAAGATTTCAAGACCATTGTTGTATGAATTGATTCTACAAGTTTATTGCTTCGACATTCTATTATAGGGAAATAACATTATACCTTAATTTCAGCCTAATCCATTCATTGTGTTACAACTTTaagaaacatttattttattatatcatTCATTTTTATTCAGCATTTAGTTAACAAAAtcacaaacaaaatatttttttgtcacATTTGGCATTCATAAGGAGTTTGAatagattaaaatttgattttaatctCTATTGAGACAATATTCATGCTTATCACTTGTTGGTTAATTATGTATATTTGTACAACTTTAATGTGTTTATCATTGCTTATATAATAATGATCATTTTGAAACTTTAGgatcaaaataaaacaagtttaaaagttgaatgatcaaaatgagatttaaattgaaaacgaattggaaaaaaaatccatGTTTATGTCCTTTTTGttcaaaaatttttaaaaaatagtcattttatcattttttttcttttttaagaaatagtcattttatcttgatatattatttttttatccaaCATCCGGTTGTTAAATTGTTTGTATTTAACCTATATGGTTCTAAATTATTCTCTTACTAATGTTACTATACATACTCAAAATTATGTCATTAATCTGTTAAAAACAACcaaaatgtaaataaatatttaaaatttttaaaaattaaaatagaataaatttgaaagttcaagaacaaaaatgaacattttgagacttttaagaaataaaataataaaatgagatttaaattgaaaaagaattgGAGGAAAAAATGCTTGCTTTCATTGAGAGTCGAACTCAAGACCTCCCGCTTACTAAACGGGTGCTCTAACCAACTGAGCTATGAAAGCTTTTTGTCTGAAGAAATATTGAAatcattaatattattatatacataattttcaaacttttaatatGTTAGTCAAATAGATCTGTGAACAGTATTATATCTACCTTTGTTTAAATGTAATATTGGAATTGGAATAATTGTAACCCTTTTTTCCTGATAGTTTGTGTAAATGTGATATTGGAATAATTGTAACCTGAAAAAGTATTCAAATAGGTTCAACTAATAAaagttaataattaataatcttGGGTAGAAATatttaaactaataaactacCTGGAAAAATCTAGCATGAAGtctaaatttcatttctttttaatttcaaagtcatcggaagaaaacaaataaaaagtcAAGAACCACAACCATATTTGAATTGAATCTCTCTTGAAGCAAACGTGTCTGGATGATCTCAACCAGATCTTAAACAAACCTCATATTTGCTTCAGTTTCATTCCATACAATGTCAATACAAGCAAGATTACAGTATACCAGCTTTAAAAGACAGACAAGGATTTTCATTTCTTGAACTTTTCGTTTAGAGCTGAAACCCACGACCTGGAAAACACCACCCCAAACATCCCATTCTAATGTAAGTTTGAGAAAAAGACATTTATGGAACTTATGTTACTTAGAAACAGCTGATATGGACAACTAAACTTTATTCGTCTCCTgtctaaaatccaaaaatgGTACCAGAGGTCCTGCAACAATTTCAAAGTAGGGCCATGATAATAGAGACGAGCAAAATTCACTCTGCTTCCCTCTTTTCTTGTTCCACATTGTATTCTTCATCGTCATTGTCATCGTCATCgccttcatcttcatcttcgtCTTTGTCATCCAACATATCAAGTCGAGGAAATTTGCCGAGTTCACTCTTTCCATCTTCTTCGCTAAGGAATTCCAGGCCATATTTTGTGTCGCGATGCTTCACTAAAAGCCAACGCAACAACCGATCTTCCTTGTTCAAGTAATGCAACTCCTTGTTCACGTTGGGAGTAGCCATCATCGTCATCTGCATAAGTTGGCCCTTTACCATAAAAGAAAGAGTAATAATATCATTGATTGATTGAGATATATATTGTAAACAAATGGATCAAAAAAAAATTGCACAAACCACAACAAAGTCGGGAAACTTCATAATACATCTGAGGAACAAGTTGTAGTTAATAACTTCTAAGATATTCTGTACATGATGCACAGCAGAGTTTGGGTAGGGACTTCGACTTCTGATAGTTCCAAGTCTGTATAAACGAAAGGTCTAATAGCCCAAGTCATATTCAGCTAGTTAGTAAAAATATACAAGGATCATATGATTATGCCTCCCTTCTTTGCAAGGGTTAACTACCACTGCTTAAGGAAGACGATTAAGCTTGTCCAAGCAATCTTCAGACGCATTCCAACCTTCTTTTCTATGAGGTCCCTAATAAGGTGGCTAGGTGATTGGAGTTTAAAGATCAGAAGCTTTATTCGAGGTGGCAAAAATCATGAAGGAAGAACTATCTTCATAAATTGGAGCTCTCTGGTTCTCAGCCAAGAAGAAGGGAGGTTAAGCAGGGCAACTCTAAAAATGTGGCTCTTCCTTCTAAGTGTGTAGGCATTTTCAATGTGAGAACAAGTCTCCAAGACATAAAAAATCGGCGACAAGATTGGACGTGATCAACTGGtaggttaatttagaaaacagTTATGAATGATGGTAGACGTCCTTGGAACTTTAATTTTGGTTgtgagaaaattttaaaacttctcAAAGATAACGGTCGATAGAAACAGTAATACTTTGTCTTGGGATGACATCTGGATTGGTGAGCAGACCCCAAACTTTCCCCCAGATTATACTGATTACAAAATAGGTAGTACCACGTCCTTGTCTGGTTCAGTCATGTAGTAAAAATACTGATTGAGTTTGCAGGAATTTAATGGATAAGGAAATGAATGAGCAACTTTTGATGATGGGCAGAGCAAACTTGATCGCTGGTCAAATTTCCCTGCGTGGCTTATGTGAATCTCTGGTTGTTCATTATGGCTTGTTAAAATCACCTAAATCCTAAGTCTCCAGATAGTAATAGGAGTTTACCAAAGGCAATATGAAAACTTTTGTATGTACAAGTACCCTAATAAAATTAGGTTCTTATGGTTTTTCAAACTAAGTAACTAATCTGTTTTGACTCCCCATCTATATTAGGACTATAGATAATGATGCTCCTTTCAAATATGGACAGTTCTTTGGAATCAAATCCAATCCAGACTTCATCATACATTAACGTCTGACCCCCATGCCAATTACAAGATTTGAACCAGGGACATGTTGGAGCggctatatttttttaatttcaatttgccCCTCTGCTAGAGGTAACAAGCTCACATAACCGAGCTCGGCGTTGGAATGGCTATATTCGAGCTAACTAAATGAACCAACAAGCTAGAAACCCTCTCGATAATTATGGACGGCCTTATCACCCACTAACCAAATGAAGAAATGTATGCTGCAACTAATAACTAATAAAAGTTTTCCAACCGTTCAAGACGACCTATTAGGGTCACTACTTCATGAAAAGCATCAGATAGAGTTAACAAACAGAAGCCTGAAACTGTAGAAACGCATCTActtctttgtaaaaaaaaattaaagaaaaatttaaaaaaaaaaatcacaaaatcacATAACATTTCTTCTAGGATGGTGAGGGCGATACTACTAGggctaaaataaaacaaaaaaatatataatgatGACACAGAaattcattcattgcatgcaGAGCACCTTGTTTTATTTCAAGATAACCGTAGTCCATTCAATGTctcaacaaataaatgaaataaccaTTTCTAAAACTCAAAACTATAAATCACCCTCCTTGCTTTAATTGGTGATTATACTCTCTTGGGGTGGATAAATGACCGTTAGATCTGGAGTCCTAGTCCTTCATATGAGTTCTCGTGTCAGTCTCTTTTCAGTGTCTAGTGAGCCTTTTTATCTTGAACTTCTTCTATCTTTCCGCAGCTTTGGTAGATTAAAAtagcaaagaaaatcaaattttgtgtGTGGGGCAGGTCCTTCTCAACTGGGTGAATGCTTTGGATCATGCTCAGAGATTCTCGCCCGAGTTGATTGATCCACAATGATGTAACTTGTGCAAGGAAGCAGGTGAAGTTCTAGATCATCTTCTTTTGACTCGTCGTTGTGAAGTGGGGGGTTTTAGGCTCTCTCTTAGTAGGCATAGTCTAAGAGAGGTAGAGATTTGCTTGAGTTGTGTATATCCCACTCCCATTTGCGATATAAGGGTAGCAAGCTTTGGTGTGCTTGTTTACGGGCTATTTTTGGGGGATTTGAAGGGAAAGAAACTATAGAATTTTCAGagtggttgaaaattttgtagaGGGGTGGATTGTGGTTCACTAATAAATTTCATACTTCTCGTTGGGTTTCTGTTCGTGAAAGCTTTTGTAATTTTCCTTTAGGCCTTCGCCTTCGCCTTATTTTGATTGACTAGAGCCCTTTTTTggaataattaaatatcaaaagCTAAATTAATAACAATGAACAAGTAATATGGCAAAATGCATccacaatttaattatttgaagtTCTTATGTATAAAGGACCTTTGACGCAACCAAAACCAAAAGAAACTACTATTCCTTCCATCTTAGTCATACCCATTAAGTCAACTAAAGCCACTTTTATCACCTTTGAAACAATACAAGTATAAATGCACATGTTACTTAAATGCATTTATGCTTAATTGACacaatatgaatgagatttacaaATACAATCAAGCTACAAAAACAACAAACGGAAGATGATGAAAGCTTCAAAAGCAAAATAACAGATTCCAAAGATCACCTGATAATATCTTCCTTCAAGCTTCTTAATACCATAACCCAGTTGGA contains:
- the LOC120091279 gene encoding uncharacterized protein LOC120091279 — protein: MPLYDCMLLMKPHVKKEALLDLVARVGKHVFRRNGVVCDIKSFGVVQLGYGIKKLEGRYYQGQLMQMTMMATPNVNKELHYLNKEDRLLRWLLVKHRDTKYGLEFLSEEDGKSELGKFPRLDMLDDKDEDEDEGDDDDNDDEEYNVEQEKREAE